Below is a genomic region from Enterobacter hormaechei subsp. xiangfangensis.
GCATTGTGCTGGTGAGCGGTATCTTCACCGCGTTCCTGCTCGCCCCGCTGGCGATGCCGTCTAACAAAGAGAACTTACCATGACCCGTTTCATTCGCCTGGCGGCAGTGATGATGGCCCTGTTGCTGGCGGGGTGTAGCCATACGACGAACCGCGATGACGCGCGCCCTCAGGCCTGGCTCCAGCCCGGCACCCGCGTCACGCTGCCCCCGCCGGGCATCACGCCTGCCATCCGCGCGCAGCAGTTGCTTACCGGCAGTTTTAAAGGCCAGACCCAGTCGCTGCTGGTGATGCTGAACGCCGACGGAAATAAAGTGACGCTTGCCGGCCTCTCCTCCGTCGGGATCCGCCTGTTCCTCGCCACCTACGACGACACCGGGATCCACACCGAGCAGTCGGTTGTGATGCCGCAGCTGCCGCCCGCCAGCCAGGTGCTGGCCGACGTGATGCTGAGCCACTGGCCGCTCAGCGCCTGGCAGCCGCAGTTGCCGAAAGGCTGGACGCTGAACGATACTGACACCAGACGCGAACTGCGCAACCCCGATGGCAAACTGGTCACGGAAATTGTCTACCTGAACCGTAACGGCAGGCGCGAACCGATTAGCATTGTGCAGCACGCTTTTCACTACCACATCACCATTCAATATCTGGGTGACTGAGATGATTTACCTTTCTGCCGTTGGCATGGTCAACGCGCTCGGCAACTCGGCTGATGAAATAGCGGCGAACCTGATCGCTGGCGTGGCCCCCGGGATGCGCCAACGTGCGGGCTGGCTACAGGGCTTACCCGAGGCCGTGCTGGGAGGCGTGGAGGGTGAACTTCCCCCTGTCCCCGAGTCTTTTTCCGCCCATCGCAGCCGCAACAACCAGCTGCTGCTGGCGGCGCTTGCGCAAATCTGGCCCGCCGTCGATGCGGCCATTGCGCGCGTGGGGCGAGACCGCGTGGCGGTTGTG
It encodes:
- a CDS encoding DUF3261 domain-containing protein; the encoded protein is MTRFIRLAAVMMALLLAGCSHTTNRDDARPQAWLQPGTRVTLPPPGITPAIRAQQLLTGSFKGQTQSLLVMLNADGNKVTLAGLSSVGIRLFLATYDDTGIHTEQSVVMPQLPPASQVLADVMLSHWPLSAWQPQLPKGWTLNDTDTRRELRNPDGKLVTEIVYLNRNGRREPISIVQHAFHYHITIQYLGD